The Alnus glutinosa chromosome 8, dhAlnGlut1.1, whole genome shotgun sequence DNA segment TGTTAGGAAGCAAATGGCTCAGATCCGTGAGCTAGTAGAACTTCCTCTTCGGCACCCACAGCTCTTCAAAGCAATTGGTGTGAAGCCCCCAAAAGGAATCCTGCTTTATGGACCACCTGGGTCTGGAAAAACTCTGATCGCAAGAGCTGTAGCTAATCAGACAGGTGCAGTCTTCTTTTTGATTAATGGACCTGAAATAATGTTGAAGCTAGCTGGTGAGTCTGAAAGCTACTTCAGAGAGGTATTTGAAGAAGCCGAAAAGAATGCCCCATCTATCATATTTATTGACGAAATAGATTCCATAGCTCCAAAGAGGGAAAAGACACATGGTGAAGTGGAGAGGCATAGAGTATCCCAACTTTTGACTGTAATGGATGGCCTTGGGTCCAGAGCACATGTGATTGTGATGGGAGCTACCAATAGACCCAATAGCATTGACCCTGCACTGAGGAGATTTGGGAGATTCGATCGAGAGATTGACATTGGCGTACCAGATGAGGTCGGAAGATTGGAAGTTCTTAGAATCCATACAAAGAATATGAAACTTGCTGATGATGTGAGATTCTATCGACTGTTTCCCTTATACTATTTAAAGCACCATTGTCTATATGGTGGTAATGATGCTTAATTGGTGTCATGTTTCAGGTTGATCTTGAAAGGGTTTCAAAAGATACCCATGGTTatgtcggtgcagatcttgctGCTCTTTGCACAGAGGCTGCTCTTCAATGTATCCGGGAGAAAATGGATGTAATTGACTTGGAGGATGAAACTATTGATGCTGAGGTGTTGAATTCGATGGCTGTGACTAATGAACACTTCAAAACTGCTTTGGGGTCTTCAAATCCATCGGCCTTGCGTGAAACAGTGAGTTTTGAAATCTAGCGGGGTTTTACTTCTTACCTGGAAATATTTGCTCGTTGGGCTTCTTAAATGCACTAACAGTTACCATAGATGACAATCTTGATTTCTTGTTTGTAGGTTGTGGAGGTTCCTAATGTTTCATGGAAAGATATTGGTGGCTCGGAAGATATTGGAAGATATTTGCTCGCCGCCGTCActgtttttttctctgtttttttttttttttttctccgatAGCTCtggcttttcttttgtatttcggCTTCGCTTGGGTTTTGGGTGTCTCTCGAGTTTTTGGAgatttgttgggttggggtgctTTCGGGTACGtaggtttgggtgtttgatgaggCTTTCGCTGTTTGTTGGCCATGGATGTGGGTTTCATGTGAGTTCTGGGTTTTGCTTTATGGGTTTTGGTTGTTGTAGGTGCTTTCTGAGTGTATTGAGTGTTTGGTGGgttgttttgctatttttgagTTTTGGGTTTGTAAGAGCTTTATTGTATATTGTCCGTATATATAGAAGTACCTtacgttttttttaataaagttgcatcttattaaaaaaagaaaaaagaaaaaaagatattgGTGGGTTCGAAAATGTTAAAAGAGAACTTCTGGAGGTTTGTACTTCGTCCTATCTTGAATTCCATTCCCCCcgcccccctccccccttctTTTCCCCATGCAGCCGCAGGGGGTGGCGGTGGGGAAACATGTTGTATACATATTAGATTTCATTTTTGTGTACCAATTTGTATAACAAGTTTTTAGCTGCTGGCAGACTGTCCAATACCCAGTGGAACATCCTGAGAAGTTTGAGAAATTTGGCATGTCACCTTCTAAAGGTATTCTCTTTTATGGGCCTCCTGGCTGCGGTAAAACCCTTCTTGCAAAGGcaattgccaatgaatgccAGGCAAATTTCACAAGTGTCAAAGGACCTGAGCAGCTGACAATGTGGTTTGGAGAAAGTGAGGCAAATGTCCGCGAGATATTTGACAAGGCCAGGCAGTCGGCACCATGCGTTCTGTTCTTTGATGAACTATACTCAATTGCAACTCAGGTACTAATCACTTAAGCTTTACTTTTACATATCTATTCACAtctaaacaaacacaaaaaagagAAGACACTTGTCACTTGTGGTTTAAAGTTTTGTACTAACATTAATTCGGATAGTCACTGtgcttttattgatttttgatgGTCCCTATTTTCAGCGTGGTAGCTCTGTTGGTGATGCTGGTGGTGCTGCAGATAGAGTATTGAACCAACTTCTGACAGAAATGGATGGCATGACAGCGAAGAAAACAGTCTTTATAATTGGGGCAACAAATAGGCCAGATATAATTGATTCAGCTTTGCTCAGGCCTGGACGTCTGGACCAGTTGATTTGCATCCCGCTGCCAGATGAGGCTTCCCGCCTCCAGATTTTTAAAGCATGTTTACGGAAGTCACCTATCTCTAAGGATGTTGACATTGCTGCTCTTGCACGGTATACTCATGGTTTTAGTGGTGCAGATATCACTGAAATTTGTCAGCGCGCCTGCAAATATGCCATTAGAGAGGATATCGAAAAGGTAACAGATTTTCCCAACTGGAACTTGCACTCTTGTACATCATAGTtgcataagcatgtctttgtcaTTCTTTCTCGATCTTGTCTAAGAAAAGTACCAAGACTGATTATTGCCGGTCTAGTAAAACCTTTGTGTGCACAATCCTCTGATTATTGTGGTTATACGTACGAGGTAGAATTTTTCCTTGCCTTAGTACGTAGGTTCCAGTGGTAATCACAGTTCATCAGTGACTTTTATAGatgcttgttttgttttgcacGGTCGCAATTCTGGTCATGTTATTATGCTTCATATTTTCTTTAGAAGTTTTATCTTTGTTGATTTTAAATTGCAAAATGTCATCAGGACCACAATACTTAAACTGTGGATGCAGTAGTATTATAATTTCCGGGTCGGTGGCTTCATTTTGTAAAATGTTAAATGTGATTTTGGGTTGACATGGGCTCCGTATTCTTGGTTCTGTATGCACATTTATGTTCTACAAATTAAATGGGAGATTCTTATACTTAATATTCTCTTTGTTTAACCCATTTGGGTTGACAGGATATTGAGAgggagaggaagaaaagagacaaCCCTGAAGCTATGGAAGAAGATGACGACATTGATGAAGCTCCCGAGATAAAGGCAGCACACTTTGAAGAGTCGATGAAATACGCCCGCCGAAGTGTTAATGATGCGGACATCTGGAAATACCAGCTCTTCGCTCAGAAATTGCAGCAATCCCGTGGGTTTGGAACAGAGTTTCGGTTTAAAGACAGAACCGAGAGTGCTGCAGCAGAAGCTTCAGACCCGTTTTCTTCTGCCACTGCCGCCGGAGAAGATGATGATCTCTACAACTGAACTGAAGCCCACTGCGTGTTTTAGGTGCTGCAGTTAAGGCGTTACATCCACAGCCATGACAATATTCACATTTCATATGTTTATTTCAGCAAGGAAGAGTTGTAATCTTTAGCAGTTAAGGctttgatttctctctctcactttctatttttttttttttttttttttttgttatgcaaGAGTTCTATaacttacttttttttgttattttataatataaaataaagatttttaagAAGACCATtatatttacttatcaaaaaaaagaagaccattatatttatttattgttgatAATTATGTTATTTCAAGCTAAAACTTGGAATGGAAAGAATATATAAGTAAAACCTTTCAAGTTGACTGTAATAATGGTAATACAGTTGACCAAAAGTGCTGCTCTCATAAATTACATACTATATAGATCTTGAACAAAACCAGTTTGCATTTTCAATTGGTAATTTAGTTAATGCAATCCGAGCTTTAGTTATTTATTGAAAATCACAACATAAGAAATGCAAACAAAGGGTGAGAGCCCAAAACAACCAGAAATCAGTGCgataaaacttaaaattattgagaattggtaaaaaaataaatgacctTGCAGATTAAGTAAACTGAGGCAGCCACAAAGGTCAGTTTGCAAAGGCAGTATTCCAAAGACGAAACTGCCTACACAATAACAACCGCAACAAGCGAAAAGACGCTTCACAACAAGGGAACTAGCACTGAATAAGGTTGGATCGGAGTCGCCGAAGAGAAAAAACTTTACCACGGTGTCTAGTGAGGGCGGTACTTGGCAGGGAGAGTACGGTGAACACCAAGAGGAAGCTGCAATCAAATATGAGGTTCTCCCTATTGCCTAACACAACCAAAAGATCGATGTTGCCACATTTAACTACTGGCCCTACCTTAAAAGCTGCCCTGAAAGTAGACCGTACCACATGGGCCATGGCAGTGATCACCATCTTTATGCATATATTCATCGCGTCATGTGGCATCCCATGCATGCATGTGATGCGGTGTGGTTGACCCTACAACCGTACAAAAAACTGATCAACCATATCTAAGACCTTAATTTTCTGATCTATGTTGGGAATCTTTGACGGACCTGATTTCTCCTctcttttattaaaatatgcCGTGGATCTCAGATCTCTCACATGTTGGGCCCCATCTTTGTGGCTAACCTGACCTGCATGTGCGTCACGTGACCGCAGACAGAGAGCTACAAAGAGGTATCTGATCTCATCATGTTACCGCAGAAAAAGAGTAACAAACCACGTCAGGCTTACGTCGCATTCATTACCTCAAATTCTCTATcaccaaataattaaaatttatttatatattttttttattaaaatttggaAGTACGGTAATTATTAAAATCCAAATGCAGAATAGGATCATATTCTTATTGTGCTCTTGATATGGGCTCAAATTCAATTAATAATTACCACAAATtcctttgaagaaaaatgctatttgattAGCCTCATGTAAGAGCAATTGTGCCAAGTTGTTGGGAAAATTGTCATTTCCCAAAGCCCGAGTAAACCCATGATAGAGCTCAGGGGCCCAGTCTGTTCAACCAGCTCGAAGCAATGCCCATGAAGACCCAGTTGATCGTCATCAATTGGTCCGATCCCGGTTGGGAACGGATTTTTTGAGACTACTATGAGGTGATATGAATAGAGTATACTGAAATTCTTATTTCAAGATTACAGTCGGGATTTATGGGATACGCTTGATCCATAACTCCTACAAAGACGCATAAGGACTTTATCCCGGATATTCCGGATAACCTCTTATCCCACAGTGCACGTATGTGATAAGAGCACTATTCAAACTTAACTAAAAGATTAGTCCTACCCGAACTGGACTCTCCAGAAGATAAGTCTAATC contains these protein-coding regions:
- the LOC133874883 gene encoding cell division cycle protein 48 homolog; translation: MFTTCRRQRTERLRERIQTMADPRSSAPDQRQASFSSDQKANKRDYSTASLERKKSPNRLIVDEAIDDDNSVVFMHPNTMEKLQLRRGDAILLKGKKRKDTVCIALTDELCEEPKIRMHKVVRANLRVRLGDVISVHQCPDVKYGKRVHILPIDDTIEGVTGNLFDAYLKPYFLEAYRPVRKGDLFLVRDGMRSIEFKVIETDPGEYCVVAPDTEIFCQGEPINREEERLNEVGYDDFGGVRKQMAQIRELVELPLRHPQLFKAIGVKPPKGILLYGPPGSGKTLIARAVANQTGAVFFLINGPEIMLKLAGESESYFREVFEEAEKNAPSIIFIDEIDSIAPKREKTHGEVERHRVSQLLTVMDGLGSRAHVIVMGATNRPNSIDPALRRFGRFDREIDIGVPDEVGRLEVLRIHTKNMKLADDVDLERVSKDTHGYVGADLAALCTEAALQCIREKMDVIDLEDETIDAEVLNSMAVTNEHFKTALGSSNPSALRETVVEVPNVSWKDIDIGGFENVKRELLETVQYPVEHPEKFEKFGMSPSKGILFYGPPGCGKTLLAKAIANECQANFTSVKGPEQLTMWFGESEANVREIFDKARQSAPCVLFFDELYSIATQRGSSVGDAGGAADRVLNQLLTEMDGMTAKKTVFIIGATNRPDIIDSALLRPGRLDQLICIPLPDEASRLQIFKACLRKSPISKDVDIAALARYTHGFSGADITEICQRACKYAIREDIEKDIERERKKRDNPEAMEEDDDIDEAPEIKAAHFEESMKYARRSVNDADIWKYQLFAQKLQQSRGFGTEFRFKDRTESAAAEASDPFSSATAAGEDDDLYN